The genomic region TCAGCAACCGCTACTTACGCAATGGGGCCGGGCAGGCATTGTTCCGGGGGATGAATATCCGACTGGTTCCTACCAGTGCCAGCCCGCGCCTACCCCGTTTGTATACCGATGCGGGAGATTACTTGTTTTCGGTTGAGAGTCTGCAACCCAACCCTATCACAGGTAAGTACCTACCCTGTTTCCTCCTCTTGTTAGGCCTAGGGTGCTATTTGCTATGTTGGTGGCAAATGGCGCGGCGGCGCTTTCAAGCGGGCAAGGCGCTGAGTGGCGCCATCGTTGTAATCCTGGCGCTGGTGGTATTGCGGGCGGCACTGCTCTTTGCGGGCCTACCTTTCTCTTTAATTGAGCTACCGCTCTTTGACCCGCGCGTGTACGCAGCCTCTTGGCTGTCGCCTTCATTGGGTGATTTGCTGATTAATGCGTTGCTATTGCTGGTAGGAGCCTACTATGCGTTGTTGCTGTTTCGGCGCTACCGGATTGTGCGGCGGGTGCGGCAGGTGCGTAGCCAACTCATGCGGCTGCTGCTGGGCGTGGTGGCAGTGCTGGGCTATTTTGGGCTGATGGTGCTGCTGTACCAGTTCTTCTCCAATAGCTTCAACAACTCGCAACTGGTGCTCGACATCACGCAGAGCATTCAGGTAAGCGGCTTCAAGGTATTGCTGTGCCTAGCGCTGGTGCTACACGGTGGGGCATATATGGTCGGCTTCTTTTTGCTGTCGCAATTGTTTACGGCGTCGGTACGGCCTACATCCAAGCTATCGGATGTGGTGCTGCTGAGCTTTTTCATGCTGCTGTTTCTGCCAACTGGCCTCATCCTCAACCAGCCCTACCTCACGTTGCTGGGGCTGGCGCTGCTTTTCTTTGCTGTGCTGCGCCTTACAGGGTTGAAGCAATTGGTGAACGTAGTGCCGTATCAGATCTACCTGTTTATCTTCCTGATGTTGGCCGTCATATCGGCCGTAGGGGCGCTGGCTTTATATGAGTTTGCTGATCAGCAGCTTATCTTATCCAAACAAAAGGTAGCGGGCAATCTATTGATCGATAACGATCTACAAGGTGAATACCTGTTGGCGGAACGCACGCGTCATATGGCTGCCGATCCACGCATTCAGAAGGTCTTAGCCAATCCGTTTGCCAACCAGGAAGTGGTGCGGCAGAAAATCGATAAGTACTACCTGCGCGATTACTTTGATAAATATGAGGTAGCCGTTACGCTGTTTGGCCCCTCGGGCACCACGGCCGATAGCAGCATATTTCTACCAGCTCTGCGCCGCCGGTTGCTCGCAAACGCTACCCTCACCGATCAGAAAGGCATCTACCTGATTCGCGGTAGCAACTCCTTCAGTACGCGGCGCTACGTGGCGCTGGTGCCCGTGCCGGCTGACAGCAGTCGGGAAAGCACTATTGTGCTGGAATTGTCGCTTAAGAAGCTAACTGCCTATAGCGTAGTGCCCGAGCTATTGATAGACCAAAAATTCTTTCAGCCGGGACTGGGGCCGGAGTTAAGCTATGCTGGCTACGAAAACAACCAGTTGGTGTACAGCGAGGGAGACTTTGACTACGTGAACCAGCTGACCAACAGTGTATTGAATGATAGCAGGTTGTATAGTTCGGGCCTGGCTATCAATGGCTTTCACCATCTGGGCGTGAAAGGGCCGCAGCAACGGCTAGTTATCGTAACCACACCCACCTACTCATTTGGTAACTGGCTGGCTAATTTCTCCTTCCTGTTTCTGCTACATACGTTTTTCTGGCTGGTGTGTATCGGCATCTACACGCTGGCGCAGGGCCATTCGTTGGAGGTGTTCCGAACCAACTTCAGCACCAAGATTCAGCTGTTTCTGAACTTCGGAATTTTGGTGCCACTATTGATTGTGAGCGTAGCAACGGCCAGCCAGGTAACGAGCTCCTACAAACGCGACCTGTTGCGGGCCTATGAGCGCCGCGGCAAGGCCGTGCAGGAAAGCCTGCTTCGCAACCGGGCTATTCTTACCGACTCTGCCAACCACAGCGCTATTATCGACCTAGCTGAAAACGTAGCCAGCATCACCGATACGGACCTGAACCTGTATGACGCCCACGGCATGTTGCAGGTGAGCAGTCAGCCGCTCATTTTTGAGGCGGGGTTGCTGAGCCCGTTGATGAATCCGCAAGCCATGGCTTCGCTGGCCGAGCACGGGCAGCCGCGCAAGCTACTAACTGAGCACGCCGGCACGCTATCGTTCAACGCACTCTACCTACCCTTACGCGCTGGGACGGTGCGCGCCGGCAAACCAGCGCCGGTTATCGGCTACGTGGGCATTCCATTCTTCGACTCTGAGAAAGACCTGGACGGGAAGCTGATTGAACTGATATCAACCAGTCTGAACATCTTCACGGTGATGTTTATTCTGTTTTTGATTCTGACGTTCGTGGCCTCGCGCATTCTGACGGCCCCGCTCAAGCTCATCACGGCCAAGCTGAAGCAAACGACCCTCACGGACCGCAACGAGCTGCTAGAATACAACTCGGCTGATGAGATTGGGCTGCTGGTGCGTGAGTACAATGGCATGCTGATGAAGCTGGAAGCCAGTAAGTTGGAGCTTGCGGCGCAGGA from Hymenobacter aerilatus harbors:
- a CDS encoding sensor histidine kinase, with amino-acid sequence MKSNRFFPLFLLLAAVLCFAGAYVSNQYAQRSGSLFRADALRLQNLLTEAELTARYEAETVVSSLRQYKPTFGELVSSTTYPCFVYEGEELVSWSDHTLEPDQALVDEQFREKMVEMRFGHYLVLRQVLGPYTVITYVPLEQHYGISNRYLRNGAGQALFRGMNIRLVPTSASPRLPRLYTDAGDYLFSVESLQPNPITGKYLPCFLLLLGLGCYLLCWWQMARRRFQAGKALSGAIVVILALVVLRAALLFAGLPFSLIELPLFDPRVYAASWLSPSLGDLLINALLLLVGAYYALLLFRRYRIVRRVRQVRSQLMRLLLGVVAVLGYFGLMVLLYQFFSNSFNNSQLVLDITQSIQVSGFKVLLCLALVLHGGAYMVGFFLLSQLFTASVRPTSKLSDVVLLSFFMLLFLPTGLILNQPYLTLLGLALLFFAVLRLTGLKQLVNVVPYQIYLFIFLMLAVISAVGALALYEFADQQLILSKQKVAGNLLIDNDLQGEYLLAERTRHMAADPRIQKVLANPFANQEVVRQKIDKYYLRDYFDKYEVAVTLFGPSGTTADSSIFLPALRRRLLANATLTDQKGIYLIRGSNSFSTRRYVALVPVPADSSRESTIVLELSLKKLTAYSVVPELLIDQKFFQPGLGPELSYAGYENNQLVYSEGDFDYVNQLTNSVLNDSRLYSSGLAINGFHHLGVKGPQQRLVIVTTPTYSFGNWLANFSFLFLLHTFFWLVCIGIYTLAQGHSLEVFRTNFSTKIQLFLNFGILVPLLIVSVATASQVTSSYKRDLLRAYERRGKAVQESLLRNRAILTDSANHSAIIDLAENVASITDTDLNLYDAHGMLQVSSQPLIFEAGLLSPLMNPQAMASLAEHGQPRKLLTEHAGTLSFNALYLPLRAGTVRAGKPAPVIGYVGIPFFDSEKDLDGKLIELISTSLNIFTVMFILFLILTFVASRILTAPLKLITAKLKQTTLTDRNELLEYNSADEIGLLVREYNGMLMKLEASKLELAAQEKEAAWREMARQVAHEIKNPLTPMKLSLQYLQKAIAEHRPNVQELIGKISQTLITQIDVLSDIATSFSTFTNLPAMRPERLDIIPILRRCVSLHQSNAIGGHLYLLLPDDADSGNYEVFADENLLVRTFNNLLINALQAVPPGQHPDVGLWLEYQPDGQHLLICVQDNGAGIPLEVQDKIFKPNFTTKEQGSGIGLAVARRGIESAGGRIWFETEEEVGTTFFVELPLAPEKK